The sequence TTCATAGATGTGCCTTCAGTCAATTTCTTGTCTTTCTCCGAGTTTCTTCAGTCCGCAGCAACTCCATTTTCCACTTCAACCCTTTGCTcctagaatcataggatagtagagttggcaggggcctataaggccatcgagttcaaccccgtgctgaatgtaggaatccaaatgaaagcatacccgACATATACCCTTCTTCATGGCTGATTATTCAGGCACAAGGCCTCAGAAAGCTTGCATTTTTCTACGTCCTTATGGCCACACCTAGTTTTGAGATGTCTCTTTGCACTCTGTAATGGCTTGTTAGAGCACAGTCAgtcttctcttttaaaaacaaacaaaccttacaGTATCTTTCCTTTCCCCTTGCTCCTAGGGACAGGAGTCCAGAATGCCGCACCTTGTCTGCTGCCCATCTTTCCTTGCTACCTTTAACAAAAACGGAACTGAATCTCTGCCAGAGGTGAATCAggctggacaagcaatagaaaaagCTCTACTTAGTTGAGACAGGCAGTGCTTAGCAGCAGTACAACCCAATTTCATCGAACTGAAAGAGACGAGAGCAGCTAAATCCATTGGCAGATTTGCTAGGCTGATTCCGGCCTGTAATTCGGGATTTCTCAAAACCCAAACGTGAGCCAAAATCTGTCATTATTTTTGGGTGGAATTTTTGCTGGAACAGTGAATGTGTGGCAGTTGAAAGCACCCAGATGCAAAAagggacagggctcctgcacctatAAATAGTTGCGTAGAAGAGGAAAATTCAGCAGATGTAACTTGTCATGCTAATCAGGATTCTGGTGCCTCAGAGTAGTTAATcttggggccaaactagatgcaacCTAGGCTGCAGGTTTTCTGTTACATAAATAGGAACTGCGGGGAAGCCTGAGcagcttggggggaggggggaagaggggtggtttaaaaaaaaactctttctCTTCCTGCCTTGGACCCTACAAAAAACACCTCTTGGAAGCTGCAATTTGCCTTTCAAGGGACATTTCCATTGGTGCAATTAAAAGGCATGTTTACTATATCTTTGAATCTTCTGTGTTCTCACCTTTTCTGATGTCTTGTGCTGCCCTCTTGTGTCCACTATATTGAGTAGCAaacgtaaatgtactgccttccaagtcaattccgacttatggtgaccctacgaatagggttttcatggtaagtggtattcagaaaggggtttaccattgccttcctctgaggctgagaggcagtgagtggcccaaggtcacccagtgagcttcatggctgtgtggggaatcgaagcctggtctcccaaggtcgtagtccagcaccttaaccactacaccacactttatACAAAAAAGacatgtctcaaagtgacttgatgagagaataaaatgcaaataggtgCAATTTTGAGGTACAGTAAAAAGCAAATTTAAAATGGCACAGAGCACAAAATTCCTCAAACCGCTCATCCAGCAATACAGTAAGAAGGGCATGTCTAACCCCagcccactaaaagatgagcaccacagtagaggcagtggaagctggtggctctgatgtcagtggggcactgaatctgctctgagttttagtctgaactttcaaggagctatccaaggtgtcTCCACTGAGTAGCATCTAACTTAAACCCCACCCAGCATGGTCGATAGTTCCGTATGGGCATtggaggaacatctggagggttcctcatccctgctgtagatgGAGCTGCCTATTTTCTTATGCTGTCTATTGTCTCTTCTGCAGAAGACCAGGTGGCCCGGGAGACAGAGGAGGTCTTCCACAGCTATGCTTACTATCGATATCAGCAGGAGCAAGAGCAGACTGGGAGGGATGTGCCAATAGACCCAGAAATAGCTGCAATCCAGCAGGAGCCAAACAGGTAGGAGTGCCACTGATTTGAAACCTGTACCCAGCAGGCACGTCCCATGCCAGTCTGCCTCCACACTCATATCTAACACTGTCATTCATCTCTCGGACAGCACCAACAGCCAGGTGGGCAGGCGCCTGGCCTTCATTGGTGACGACATCAATGCACGGTATGACAGCGAGTTCTCTGAGATGCTGAAGTCGCTGAAGCCATCGAGGGACAACGCCTATGAGTACTTTGTCAAAATAGCCTCCAGGTAGGACAGGCAGAGAGCTCCCCGGCCTCTGCTTTCCCCTCCCAAAACTCTAAGTGAGAGGCTGGATTTAACTGAGATTTTGAACACCGCATAGATACGTTTTATGGGCTTGGGgcatagaaatgaataaaataaaattttaaaaatggggacCCATTTCCCCAAGCGTTTAGCAGATCACCCATCGCTGCAAAGTTGTTGTGCAAAGCTGTTAATTTGCACCCCACCCTTTCATCTCTTGTTTTCCTCTGAGTCTTCAGCCAACGGATAGCTGCTGTGCTTTTTGCCAGATATCTGCAATTTGCAGGGTGTTGGCCACTGTCTTGGTTCCAGAATCCatttcctgttttaatgctgttcCTGTTTGCATTACATATGTTTTGATATATTTATAAACCCGTTATTTGTATACCTGTTTTGTACCACTGCTGGTCTCAGAGTGGGCACACTGCAGATATAAAAGCAACAACATAATTAAGtgcattacaaaaataaataaatcatcaaacCAACAGTCATATATTCAGTTCCTATCAATCATACAAGAGCAGACAAGATTATAATTACAGCATTAACTAGGCAGCCACAATTCATTTCCCTAGACTAGGGACGGGCCATTCGCTCCTTCATTGTGCTTTCTACAGTAGCCAGAAATATGCCTCTGGGACACTCACAAGCAGGGACCCACAAAGTTTGAGTGGCGGTGGTAGCCAACCAAGATTTGTGCTTACCACTGACCATGTCCCTCTCCCAGAGGCAGAAAGATGTGGTCTTGCCTGTGACGTGTGTGCTGGAGGTGCTGAGTGTTTGGAGGTGCTCTGCCGTGGTGGTTAGGTTGGCTGGGGTTGTTGTGTGCACTGCGCCTTTTAAAGGCTTGGTATAAAGTATGTTCCCCACCCTTCTGCTCTCTCCCAAGGGTGGGAAAGGTGGATGGCCCTTGCACCAAGCCTCATTTCAAAGACTCTCCATGGCTCAATGGAAGGTCAGCAAGATTCCTTGTTTTTCCCCCAGCTCTGGGGAAGAAAGGCAGATCTCACCAGAATAAAAaaactcactgatgatgatgAGCTAGCAGACAATTTGTGAACTCCTGCAAGCAAAACCTGGAGGCAGCAGCCCTCTCCTCTTGTCTGCCCACAAAGCATCTGGCTTTCTGGGTGTGCTGCTGCTGAAGGTGGGAGGTCCTATTTGCCTGTCATGGAGAATAATAAAACATATTTGATTCCCATTGGAAGCTGCTTCAGAGATGCATTGTCCTAAGAAAAGGACATTattaatgttttttaagatgttttgttttaatatgttttgaagtcttgtttttaagatgttttagtgtgtttttagtgtttgctgccctgggctccttctgggaggaagggcgggatataaatttaatctataaataaatagcaatcaAGTAAAAATGTGCAACTTTCCAGCCAATACTTGTGGTTGCTGCAGACCCTTTCTGTTCTGTGTATGCATGTGCACTCCTTGTGGGGGCAAGGCAGGAGACTTTGCAAAAGCCCTGCCCGGAGCGAACCAAGATCTGGACCCTCCTGACTCTTTTGTCTCTTTTGTCTTGTCTTCTACAAAGTGAGAAGCCAACCACTTCCATCCTCCCATGTTTTCTGAAAGATAATGGGGAAGTGGGAAGACTACCATTGCTAGTCCGGCGGCAAGTGGCTTTGTGGAGCCCTGAGCTTGTCCATGGTGGTGAATAGTGGTGGGTCAGGTGAATCCATCATAATTCCTTTCTTTCTGCTGACTAACCCACAGCACATATGTACTTGTATGTGGGCACACCCTTACCCACTCCTTGTTCCCTGTGAATGTTGTTTAACTGTTTCTTCTGTCCTTTCttcctgctttcccctccttGGGAAGTCAAGCTGCATTGTTACCGCTTTACCTCCTTGAGGTGGTCAGTTTACTGCAACCAGGTAAATTAACCTAAGATGCTTTCTCTTCCATCCATTTCACTGGTGATGTATATATGAACTCTCCCCATTCCATACTATGCCTGCTGAAAGTCTTGCAACGGCACACAAATCTACGAGGTTACTTAATGCAGTCATGCAACTGAGTTAGAATTTTGCATTTCCCCTTATAattctgatttaaaaaaagaaaaacaaattaaaaattggGTGTTGTAAAAAATTTATTCTGCCAGTCAGCCAGAGAGGTTCTCCGAGCACCTAACAATCAAGTTGAAATGCAAGTAAAATTCAATAAATTATCAAAATGCAATGATAACCAGTAGAGCCAAATTGACTGGATGGGCCTCTggacatgcagcagaatgatgtGGTATTGTTCTGTAGATAGGGCCAGCTCAGAGAaggccttgccccttccctccaaaGACCATGGTACCCAAAACAGAGCTATCTTGAAGATTTAAGAGCCAGGGCAGGCATAAGAAAAGGCATAAGAAAAGGTGTGTTTTGTGTTTGCGTGGATAGAAACTCTCATCTTTCATTGgttgtctttctttttcttttggatgAAAAATCATGGATTAATATAAGTTTTTTTTATTATGTGTAATGtgagaaataaatatttttaaaaataatggaaACATTCTAGCAGGTGTTGCCAAACATGTGATGCCTTAGATTTGTTTCTAAAGTGGACTCTTGTTTTTCCTGTGGCCATGTTGATGGCACTTAAGCTAAAACACAGGGTCAAGTTTATTTGATGGGTTGTAACTGTAAATTTTGGGTACCTCTGGTGTAAATGGCTCCATAGATTGCAACTGAATATAGGAACTACCACAGTTCAtcactttttatattttttatagaATGTGATCTTCTTGTTGTACAACAGATATCCTGTTGTTGTTTTCTATTTAGATGAAATTTCAACATGACTTTTGGGATGGCTTTTGAGCCATGACTTTTGAGGCAGATATCATGATTTTGTAAGGCTTGGTCTGTGCATGCCTCAGAATTTGGGGGAAGACTGGTAATAGAATGACTGTACCATTTGAAGGTGTAAGTGGAGAGTACCGTATTTGGTCTTCCATAGACAAAATGTAagcatgtattttgttttgttttttaaaaaagcacatcaGAGGATTAGGCTGTATCCTAGCTAACTGCATGTTGTAAAAATGCAAGagcattatttatttagcaaGGGAGCAGACAGAAACAAAACTATCCTTGCTGAGGAAAATCCATGTTTAAAATTTGTGGTttaccttaggctgcaatccaataaacacTAACCTGGACGTAAGTCCCCTTGAAcccaatttatatttatttatttatttacaaaaatatttgtataccactattttgttaaaagcatcaaagtggtttacaacacattaaacacacacacatgcaatggagattacttctgagtagatgtgtattggattgaagcctaagctgattttttttattccagAGTTTACCAATTCAGCGTTCTGAACACATGTTAAAGGAATggccaaataaaataaacaagtttATTTGGAATGGGAAGAGGGCACAAATCCTGGAAAGAAGGAAGTCTAAATGTTCCTAATATATGATGTTGTTGTGAAGCAGGAATCTACAATAGATGATTCagtggtttagaaatgaaaacaaatattTCAGAGCCCTGGACGAATCAGtagaaaaaaataaattaagaaatatactttgaatattaaatataaataattcAAGAGAAGTATTACATAAAACACAGCTCTATAAATGATATTTGTTTGAAAACATGGGATTGATGTTAATGTAACACCAGGAATCTCTCCAATAGTACCTGTCCTAGTTGATGAAAAATTTAATCCAGAAGGAAGACTGGGAAAATAAGTCAAAGATAAATGATAACTAGGGAGTTAAAGTTTGAAAAATTATTAATGAAAAATAAGAGCTGGAATAGTTCACCAGAATAGACATTATCCAACTTTCAGACTCTGTTAAGGAATGAACACGCTCATTATGCATTTAAATGGAATCAAGATTTACAACAAAATATATCTGAAGAAgtttggattttttatttttttaaggcatCCACTTTTTCGATTGCCaccaattctaaagaaaattATATTAGATGGCCCTTCAGTGGTACTGGATACCTTGGAAGTAGCATAATATGAGAAAAAGAAGAGAGAGTAGATGTTGGCATTATGggacggagagagagagattccatcCACCTATGATGGAAATGTAAAAgagcaaaaactaaaaaaatatttaaatctcTTAGATTAATAATATGAAAATAGATGTGTAAAtttgcagattttatttatttaacagatttatgTATCACTTGATTGTTAGAAAAacctaagcggtttacaagaaacattaaaactatcaataaaactgttaaaaacaagcatattttaagcaggtgctgaaaagaatattgTGAaggcctaatgtcaataggcagggagttccaaagtgtaggtgctgccacactaaaagaaccatTATTTTAAAATGAGGAACGAATATTATGTGGGACCTGTAACAGTGCCGCTGATCAGAGCAGTTGATCAAAAACTAAAAACTCAACCACCTCCagtctaaaataaaataatacaggcCTTTCTACTGTCTCAGACCTCTTTCACTTCTTTCTGCATTATATACCTGAAGAAACTCCTCTCCCAATATCTCCTGCCCCAGGCCTTAAGATCTGTGTAGGAGGCCCTAATTGTGGTCCTGCCTGTGATGTTAGTACATTATGTGTTGACTCAGGACAAGGCCTTCTCTGCTGTGGCATCCCAGTTGTGTAACTTCCTTCTTTTAGAAATACAACTGATCTCTTCATGACCAGCTTTTTGTAGCCAAGCAAAGATGTTTATGCTCCGTCAGGCATTTGGGGAGAAGTGAGATGAAAATTCTTCTTCGTCACAACTATAAGAGATACAGTTTTATGGTCTGTTGTTTTTTTATATGTGCTGTGTTACTGTATTTATTACTTGCTATACACAGACCTGGGATCCCTTTGGGGTGAAGGATGGTttagaaatagaatgaatgaatgaatgcctgAGTCTCACTTCTAGAGGAGTTGCAACCCATGAGAAGCCCATATGGCCTCTCATCCAGGAGTATCTGACCAGTATCGGAATAGAAAGTGTCTAAATTTTAATAGCTGGTGCCTAGGAAGAATAGCTGAAACACTTTGTTAGTGGTCATGGTGAAGGCATATGCATGGCCTCTTTCTACCTTGGtaatataaaatggaaatggactgccttcaagttgatcccgacttatggctaccctatgaatagggttttcatggtaagcagtattcagagggggtttaccattgcctccctctgaagccactcctccccagctggctagggcctgctcagcttgccacagctgcacaagccagccccttccttgtccgcaactgccagctggggggcaactgggctcctttggactatgcagcttgcccacggctgcacaggtagcagggcacgtaatccctgagcccctcactgtgggggtgatcctgggccttgacgcccaggagacatgagtggggatttgaactcacagactctggactcccagccaggctctcctccccactgagctATACCAGCTGTCGGTAATATAAAAGCTTGTTAAATATGCTTTGTGGCAGCTTAAGTGCTCAGAGAAAGAGGCTAGCATACTATGGAAAGCCTGGGTGTTGGAGAGATGCTTTAAAGCTGCAAGTGGACTGTGAACAAACAGTGCTTCAGTAGAGGGCAGCAAAGGGCTAGACATAAAAGGCAGGccaaagttttttaaaacattgtatcTTCCACAGTTTGTTTGACAGCGGCATAAACTGGGGTCGTGTGATCGCACTGCTGGGCTTTGGTTACAGAATGGCAATCCATGTATACCAGCAGGGGTTGCCTGGCTTCCTAAGGAGAATTGCCCGCTACATGGCCGACTTTGTGCTTCGCAATCACATTGCCCAGTGGATTGCCCAGCAGGGAGGATGGGTAAGTGAACCTGAGAGCCATCTGCATTTCTTTTAACATGAAGGTATGCTAGCTCTGATCTGGAGTGGGCAGCAGCAGCCAGTATGGTAGGGGGGTGCTGTGTCATTGCCCTCCCAACAGCagtgttgctgctgcctgccaggatggggcagggcagtggCGAGGTCGGGGCTGAAGAAGCACGCTGGAGGCTGGACACTGCCAAAAGGAGGGCAGTGTCAGGgcactgcccccccccacaccAACCGcttcttggggtgggggtggggggccagCGTGACATTTTCTCCTTTGCCTCTAGACTTAAAGGCTACAACAGCAGCTCTGGTGCTTTCTGCTGGGcttgtaggaagctgcctaacaGCAGTTTTTCAGGGTCTCAAGCAAAAGGAGGCATTTCCCATAGCTCCCTGATCCTTCCACCttaagatgctgaggattgaacctgggaccttctgcatgcaaagcatgtgctccgccACTATGTTCTCTGCCCCAGTTACTTTTTATGGCTCTTTCTCTGGTGGTCCAGTTGGCACTTGCACCACCTTTGTCACCATTGGGGAGCAGGACGGACACCTGACCCTGCTCccactctcctctctcctcaacTGCCGCCTCTTTACTTGAAGCTTCTTGGCTCCACTCTCCACATGCacattatgggtggtattcaacgtaGTTAAAGTTCCATcgcgcaaggatttctccttgcgcgATGGAATTATCTTCCCCCCTGTGTGCCCCTAAGTCTGTTCTGGGGTTCCTCAATGTTCCAGAGTAGGTTGGGGGATGGCATGGAGCACACACAGGGGGAGGAAACAGGGGAAATCCCCTAACGCTATCTCAAATAGTTCATTGAATACAGCCCTATGTCTTTGGCTGCTTCACGGGTCCCGCAGCAGAAGCAAGCCCTCTATCTGAAGGCATTTGAAGCCCACTTTACTTTTTTCCTACTTAGGAACTAGGAAAACATGTGACAATCAGATatgtatgtaatttatttataCAATAGGATGTGGATTCACAGAGTGCATACAGTGGGTGTATAAGCAGCAAACACCCATATGTGGTTGATGGAGAATACAATTACGGGTTTCATGACTTTAAGCCCTTATTAAGTTTGAAAGGCATGAATGGATGCCTGCATCTAGAGTAGCCTTCTGCACctctcagatgttttggactctagctcccatcacaAGCATGgtcatgatgggagctggagtccgacACATCTGAAAGGCATCTGGTTGatgaaggctgatctagagacTAATGTAAATGTGAGTTTTGGATTTCTTAATACACATGACTACCTCTGAGGGGAAAAATGCATGGAGGTGATATTCTTCTCTCATGGTAGTTATGACACCACATTTTTGCTGATCTTCAGATACTGGTGTGCCTTCCTGGAATGTGCCCTTTCTTTTGGAGAGGCGGAGAAAATATATATTCTGAGAAACAGCCGTGCTTGACCTGGAATGAGTTCTCCAACAATTTGATATGTAACAGTACTTTTCTCTCCTCTAGGTGGCAGCGCTGGACTTAAGCAATGTTTACTGGAAGtatgtggtggcagtggcagctgtgATTTTGTTGGGCCACTTTGTGGTACGGCGTTTCTTCAGccagtgacagggaaggaaaTGGCTGCTGGCCATTTGCATCCTAGCCATTGACTCACTCCTTGAAGAAAAGGAGGATTCAGGAAACAACCAAAGGAAACCAGATGGTGCTTATCAATGTGTATTCCAATATGACATCTGTTTATTGACCATCCACATGGAGATTTCAGAACCTGGAAATCTACAGCATAGTATTGAAAAGGAAGGGTAGAAATGAATGTGGGACAGGATTTATTACTTCAAGAGACCATGGGGGTCAGTGAGAAACATCAAGACAGGGGCATTCACAGTGTTGTGTGAGAAAAAAGGGATGCAGTTTCCTCCCCAAAATCTCTAAGAAGGGCAAATCCTTTTCCAGAACATTCTCAGGGCCTTGGTGATCTAACCTTTTGCTTTTTCATCCCTGTGAAAAGCAGAAGAGTGAGCAGCTTGTGGTACCTTTGCTTGCTCCATGCATATGTACTTGGATCAATTCTTCCACCGTATGCTGTTCTAAGTGCTGAAATAATCATGTGGTTGATTTGGAGAACATGTAGATCTGTTCCTGGATCATCATCGTCATGATTAGCTCCTCCTAAGATCTGTAGATGTACACCTAAACATAGCATATTCCAGAGGAGGGGGCGGGAATATCATGTCTACAATATTTCATTAGATGTGGACCTCTCTTTCATTCACCTGATTATTTCCTAGGCCAGACATAGAGCTCTGTACCCATTAGTGGATCTCTTTCATCTCCTCACTTGTTTTTAACTTAGCTACAGTGATTCTTCTCTGTCAGTGGCGAGCAAAGATTTGAATAAGGCCTTGCTTCTCTTCCATTAATGCAAAGAATCTTGCTCTGTTCCCTGCGTGTTAGCGTTCACTGAACAGGAACAGGTAGTGTGTTTGTGGAGTAGAGTTGTTTCTCGTATAATTCTTTACCCTTTTGACAATCAATAGCCAAAAGTTAAATTTCTCTTAGACAAATGATGGTCAAAAAGTTTACACATGCATTGGAACTTCTGTTTTCccctaagacagggatggggaacatgtggccctccagatgttgttggactcaaactcccatcggCCCAAGCCAATGTAGGCAGTAGTCCACATGGTGGGTACTGTactccagccacatctggagggtcacaggttctccagtCTTGCCCTAAGAGAGATGATCCAGCCAAGTTAAGCACATTTTAAGGCTGCCGTCCTATATTCACAAAGCAAGTTGGTCTCCTCGAAATTTGTGatacttgtttctgagtaaacatgcagaaaaTCGGGACTGCATTACCAACTGATTTTGGTGTGAAAGTTGAGCGTATGCTTCTCTttccactgaaattgatgggatTTAGAAGTGCCTGGCTGGAGTTCTTCTGGGCTCCAAGCACAGTAACTTGAGCAGCAGGGGCTGCCAAGTGTGCATTGCTGAAGCTTGATTTTTGAAGGccctcttgtttttttaaaaaaacccaaatctaTCCAAATTGCTTCCTTAACTCTTATGGAATATATTTTTGTATAGTCTTTAATCTGGGATAAAACTACAATGATTACAGTGAAGCCATGATTTTCAACACACAGCTGTATGTGTGCAGACATTCACACAGATGAATTATTTtctcttcctttacatttttttcttttacaaagcTGTACGTCAAAAGTCAGACCTACTTCATAActttttcatctctctctctctctctctctctctctctccccccctctccctctctccaaatGTTCTTAAGAAAAAAGACTTGAAAgcaatgcatgcatttttttgtaaattgttggTTTTCTGTGTTCATTTTAAAAGTCTGTGCATGCCAGCAGTATTTGTTTTGCTTAAAGTATTTAATTTGGCTAACAATATATGAATTTGGTCATGGTCTTAAAATGATTTTTATGGGTCTTGATGCCCCGTATTTCATTCCTGTCCTGTGCA comes from Rhineura floridana isolate rRhiFlo1 chromosome 6, rRhiFlo1.hap2, whole genome shotgun sequence and encodes:
- the BAK1 gene encoding bcl-2 homologous antagonist/killer, with product MASRKNGGDPADRRRTERRRSSLEIASEDQVARETEEVFHSYAYYRYQQEQEQTGRDVPIDPEIAAIQQEPNSTNSQVGRRLAFIGDDINARYDSEFSEMLKSLKPSRDNAYEYFVKIASSLFDSGINWGRVIALLGFGYRMAIHVYQQGLPGFLRRIARYMADFVLRNHIAQWIAQQGGWVAALDLSNVYWKYVVAVAAVILLGHFVVRRFFSQ